Proteins from one Porites lutea chromosome 3, jaPorLute2.1, whole genome shotgun sequence genomic window:
- the LOC140931335 gene encoding protein HEXIM1-like, producing MAELDSCSTASSAAAADESRGPCRSITEGDGNEGDDERTSGQSIGEAGDLDVESVTEEKRAKDGKSVVPVVTALLADANWKPLPIRKKHRRGSKRNNKPRKRYVPYAKLSWEEKKQRDERDTKRAFKLREQYTNAKGRPTAPYNTTQFLMAEHDLAEPDLGTHAHMQSDGEESTQLRTRVPSNSYDDSDFDDDYNESPEDEIYEQQFFEKDFTETYEQVHVENLHSMSKNDLVREFMLLEERVENMELKLKESEALNKVCARISGDATVVNGDRLISDHKRDVQTSNSITKEDILLLELNRLRKENERLLKENEEMKDHCLNCADAKVFK from the coding sequence ATGGCGGAACTTGATTCTTGTTCAACTGCGTCGTCCGCCGCGGCGGCGGACGAGAGCAGAGGACCTTGTCGTAGTATTACTGAAGGAGATGGCAATGAAGGGGATGACGAGCGAACAAGCGGACAGAGTATAGGAGAGGCAGGTGATCTTGATGTAGAATCTGTAACAGAAGAAAAACGCGCTAAAGACGGCAAAAGCGTTGTACCTGTTGTCACAGCCTTATTAGCGGATGCTAACTGGAAACCTTTGCCCATTCGGAAGAAACATCGGCGAGGTTCGAAGCGAAACAATAAGCCTAGGAAAAGATATGTACCATATGCAAAACTTTCATGGGAAGAGAAAAAGCAACGGGATGAGCGGGATACTAAGAGGGCATTTAAATTGCGAGAACAGTACACAAACGCGAAAGGACGACCTACTGCTCCGTACAACACCACTCAATTTCTCATGGCCGAACACGATTTAGCAGAGCCAGATTTGGGTACACATGCTCATATGCAGTCAGACGGCGAGGAAAGTACGCAGCTAAGGACCAGAGTTCCTTCTAATTCCTACGACGATTCAGATTTCGACGACGATTACAATGAATCTCCCGAGGACGAAATTTACGAACAACAGTTTTTTGAGAAAGACTTTACTGAGACATATGAACAAGTCCATGTCGAAAATCTGCATTCAATGAGTAAGAACGACCTTGTACGTGAATTTATGCTGCTTGAGGAACGTGTAGAAAACATGGAGTTGAAACTAAAGGAGTCAGAAGCTTTAAACAAAGTGTGTGCGAGAATTTCTGGGGACGCTACTGTAGTCAACGGGGATCGCTTGATTTCCGATCACAAACGAGACGTTCAAACTTCGAACTCCATCACGAAAGAAGATATATTGCTTCTTGAACTGAACAGGCTTCGTAAAGAAAATGAGCGCTTGCTGAAAGAGAACGAAGAAATGAAAGATCACTGTCTGAATTGTGCCGATGCTAAAGTATTTAAGTAG
- the LOC140929860 gene encoding RNA polymerase-associated protein LEO1-like, with product MSMEDFLFGSDLEDSDEEEKATKPPKKSERDAQMNELFGDSPSEGEEEGEGGGARDSESDKEEAESGEEREERKNSVQEGEDDDNEEDNEDVAKPKLQTQLSSTDLFGDDEELSSDEEQHEEKEDQTMVQNEELPVRDVDENQAVGDADDITREDGEEEEEEETRIDVTIPYCRFSLGSELYFVKMPNFLSIERKPFDPALYEDEMEEDEVLDEEGRARLKLKVENTIRWRYRKDEDGNEIKESNARIVRWSDGSTSLLLGEVFDVHKNKIDGNFNHLFVQQGTGLQAQSVFKEKLTFRPHSTSSQTHRKMTLSIADRASKAQKIKLLSAAGMDPEAQRTELIKKEDERLRTQLRRENQQRRMRERSQAKGLSASFLEPDRYEDEGEDLEQSLLAIKNKYKKKLAKGFGSESDEVESEGAEGLESDEEEEDKERLLNAKEGMESEDDKLESRKRTSSEDKGSQRKKKKSRQIVESDEDSD from the exons ATGTCGATGGAGGACTTTTTGTTTGGCAGCGATTTAGAGGATAGCGATGAGGAAGAGAAAGCTACAAAACCACCTAAAAAATCAGAGCGGGATGCTCAAATGAACGAGCTGTTCGGTGATTCACCCAGTGAAGGAGAAGAGGAGGGTGAAGGTGGCGGTGCGCGTGATTCTGAGTCCGACAAAGAAGAAGCGGAAAGCGGCGAAgagagagaagaaagaaaaaactcggTTCAAGAAGGAGAGGATGATGATAACGAGGAAGATAATGAA gATGTTGCAAAACCGAAGCTTCAGACTCAGCTGTCATCCACTGACTTGTTTGGAGATGATGAGGAGCTTTCATCAGACGAAGAACAG CATGAAGAGAAAGAAGATCAAACTATGGTGCAAAATGAAGAGCTACCAGTCCGTGATGTTGACGAAAATCAAGCAGTTGGAGATGCTGATGACATCACCAGAGAGGATggggaagaagaagaggaggaggaaACAAGAATTGATGTTACGATACCTTACTGCAGATTCTCACTTGGCTCTGAGCTCTATTTTGTCAAAATGCCCAACTTTTTGAGCATTGAGCGGAAACCATTTGATCCAGCTCTCTATGAAGATGAAATGGAAGAAGATGAAGTGTTGGACGAGGAGGGAAGGGCTAGACTTAAGTTAAAG GTGGAAAACACAATTCGATGGAGATACCGAAAAGATGAAGATGGGAATGAGATAAAAGAAAGTAATGCAAGAATAGTGCGATGGTCTGATGGTTCAACATCACTGCTTCTTGGAGAGGTGTTTGAcgttcacaaaaacaaaatcgaTGGCAATTTTAACCACTTATTTGTACAGCAG GGAACTGGTTTACAAGCTCAGTCGGTGTTCAAAGAGAAACTCACTTTTAGACCTCATTCCACGTCAAGTCAGACACACAGAAAAATGACGCTGTCTATTGCTGATCGTGCATCAAAAGCACAGAAGATTAAACTGCTCTCAGCAGCAGGGATGGACCCAGAAGCACAGAGAACTGAGCTAATAAAG AAAGAGGATGAAAGGCTGAGAACCCAGTTGCGGCGTGAAAATCAGCAGCGTAGAATGCGGGAAAGAAGCCAAGCAAAGGGTCTTAGTGCTAGCTTCCTGGAACCTGATCGATATGAAGATGAAGGAGAAGATTTAGAGCAGAGTCTTCTGGCAATAAAgaataaatacaagaaaaagtTGGCCAAAG gaTTTGGAAGTGAGTCAGATGAAGTCGAAAGTGAAGGTGCTGAAGGATTGGAGAGTGATGAAGAGGAGGAAGATAAGGAGAGACTGTTGAATGCAAAGGAAGGTATGGAATCAGAAGATGACAAACTTGAAAGCAGAAAAAGAACCAGTAGTGAAGATAAGGGTtcccagagaaaaaagaaaaagagtcgACAAATTGTTGAAAGTGATGAAGACAGTGATTAA
- the LOC140929861 gene encoding uncharacterized protein: MKFLGLYIFLALIWTDGVKSSASVSLSSGRLRLSGSVYVTMQSNVEDVWTALSKVYRYPIIKSGDLIVLRSAHSSYYQYLMYCTTSSCYWTSCSGSRSMTPSLWSSCASYAKFYITAMGKKPGEPINSGDTVSLSSYGYGSSYRLRCTSSYSWYCRMQSLTSSMTGNKWLYYYYATFQLYSRYAVDGTPVQYGDVVGLKYPYYTSSTWIMRYSSYYRPRSCSSSSKMSCARENTYTGFRIFKKL; encoded by the exons ATGAAGTTTCTcggcttatatatttttctggcATTAATCTGGACGGATGGCGTTAAGTCATCAGCTTCCGTCAGTCTTTCAAGCGGCAGACTGAGATTGAGTGGTTCTGTATATGTTACAATGCAGAGCAATGTGGAAGATGTCTGGACCGCTTTATCAAAAG TCTACAGATATCCAATTATTAAGAGTGGGGACCTTATTGTGCTGCGATCAGCGCACAGCAGTTACTACCAGTACTTGATGTACTGCACCACTAGTTCCTGCTACTGGACCTCTTGCTCTGGTAGTCGGAGTATGACGCCATCTTTATGGTCTTCCTGTGCCTCGTATGCAAAGTTCTACATCACAGCCATGGGAAAAAAGCCCGGAGAACCCATCAACAGTGGAGACACGGTATCACTGAGCTCTTATGGCTACGGTTCCAGCTACCGGCTGAGGTGCACATCATCGTATAGCTGGTACTGCAGAATGCAATC gCTCACCAGCTCAATGACTGGGAACAAGTGGCTTTACTATTACTACGCCACCTTCCAGCTTTACTCGAGATACGCAGTGGATGGTACACCTGTGCAATATGGTGACGTAGTGGGCCTCAAATATCCCTACTACACCTCGAGTACCTGGATCATGCGGTATAGCAGCTACTATCGTCCTCGTAGCTGTAGCAGTTCCAGCAAGATGTCCTGTGCAAGGGAGAATACTTACACTGGCTTCCGGATCTTCAAAAAGCTGTGA
- the LOC140929862 gene encoding uncharacterized protein, with product MKLVSLVIFFGLIFVSYLEAAKSLNNKPSAHSDRATIVNSGDTIILHPALRKDTEKSLHCTKTACKWKPCSYKAKDSSTCLNYAKFIIIGQGKMKGKPINSGDTVSLFSTKFGPHYKLTCSRSSKVKCHLDKFNREMTGNNWLIYQFATFQIFSRDTEDLNPVQYGDVVGLKYLFSSSKAWLTRSGKFLYPRSCSRNDKTSCAKEDTFTGFKIFKMKS from the exons ATGAAGTTGGTCAGTTTGGTAATTTTCTTTGGATTAATTTTTGTCTCCTACTTAGAGGCGGCTAAATCTTTGAACAACAAACCAAGCG CCCACAGTGACAGAGCTACCATCGTTAACAGCGGCGACACCATCATTTTGCATCCAGCCCTCAGGAAGGACACTGAGAAGTCATTACATTGCACGAAGACTGCTTGCAAATGGAAGCCATGTTCTTATAAAGCAAAAGATTCCTCGACCTGCTTGAATTACGCAAAATTCATCATAATTGGCCaaggaaaaatgaaaggaaaaccTATCAACAGTGGGGACACAGTGTCTCTGTTCTCTACTAAGTTCGGTCCTCACTACAAGCTGACTTGCAGTAGATCTTCCAAAGTAAAGTGTCACTTAGATAA ATTCAACCGCGAAATGACAGGAAACAACTGGTTGATCTACCAGTTCGCGACTTTTCAGATATTTTCTAGAGACACAGAGGATTTAAACCCAGTGCAGTATGGCGATGTGGTGGGACTCAAGTACTTATTCAGTTCCAGCAAAGCATGGCTGACCAGAAGCGGCAAATTCCTTTATCCGCGTAGCTGTAGCAGAAATGACAAAACCTCTTGCGCAAAAGAGGACACTTTCACAGGCTTCAAAATCTTTAAGATGAAGTCGTAA
- the LOC140931336 gene encoding double-stranded RNA-specific editase 1-like: MAAEASTDAFKTETDVVIPGLGDLPVSGNQTLKRDQPSGDESVSSGAVEHGDEVMKEEPDSGTPPPKKKRRPNRRRGSNLSGLVQRGPKNALMQLNEIRPGLNYEVTSQEGPTHCPTFVVTVVVDGHTFEGKGSSKQKAKHNAAESALGSFITQMRTPAKQLRAESQEQAGLASVSDFTSDNTGTLMKTFGNGDQPMPESETERPAADVSMPSIRTKAPQMQTDTGKHPVMLLNEFHPGTQYEFLGEEGDQNAKQFKFKVTVDGQEFIGMGGSKKKGKANVASKALFALHSIRTFYTFTGQSEARYQPTYLGPPPSAQLDPLAADLIAEAVLTKFQSLQSAAGQEPIRRKVLAGVVMTSRGDSSQKFEVISLGTGTKFISGEYISDQGLALNDCHGEIIARRSFLRFLFSQLELCAEGYEEESIFEKKESGLYGLRDYVEFHLYINTSPCGDARIFSPHEQVSGEGDKHPGRKKRGLLRVKLENGEGTIPAFNGGTTIQTWDGVLQGERLRTMSCSDKLCRWNVIGVQGSLLSHFLEPVYLQSIVLGSLYHYEHMSRAMYQRLGDLEGLPPLFKQSRPLMNGTTAPEARITIKSPNTSVNWSEGDEGFELVNAIRGKVGEVPVASRLCKQNLFKRFISLWRKLKPAEQVPLSYHDAKEGAVDYQSAKMIVMKGFHGQGLGSWIRKPVEQDMFELSDAAQ; this comes from the exons ATGGCGGCCGAAGCGAGTACAGATGCGTTCAAAACTGAGACAGATGTCGTTATTCCCGGACTGGGAGACTTGCCTGTTTCTGGAAACCAAACTTTAAAACGAGATCAACCTTCAGGAGATGAAAGTGTTAGTTCAGGAGCTGTAGAACATGGCGATGAAGTCATGAAAGAAGAGCCAGATTCGGGGACGCCGCCACCGAAAAAGAAACGGCGACCGAATAGAAGAAGAGGTAGTAATCTAAGTGGCCTCGTCCAGAGAGGGCCTAAAAATGCCTTAATGCAACTTAACGAGATACGACCTGGTTTGAATTATGAAGTCACTTCACAAGAAGGTCCCACACATTGTCCTACGTTTGTAGTGACGGTTGTTGTAGATGGCCACACATTCGAAGGAAAGGGCTCCTCGAAACAGAAAGCGAAACACAATGCTGCTGAAAGTGCTTTGGGTTCTTTTATTACTCAGATGCGTACGCCAGCTAAGCAACTGCGTGCAGAAAGCCAGGAGCAAGCTGGTCTTGCGTCTGTTTCCGATTTTACCTCGGATAACACTGGAACGCTCATGAAAACCTTTGGAAATGGCGACCAGCCCATGCCAGAGAGCGAAACTGAGCGTCCAGCAGCTGATGTATCTATGCCATCAATCAGAACCAAAGCTCCCCAGATGCAAACTGATACAGGGAAACATCCAGTAATGCTGTTGAACGAATTTCATCCTGGCACCCAGTATGAATTCCTTGGGGAGGAGGGCGATCAAAATGCCAAACAGTTCAAGTTTAAAGTCACTGTTGATGGACAGGAATTTATTGGCATGGGTGGAAgtaaaaagaaaggcaaagCGAACGTTGCTTCCAAAGCTCTCTTTGCATTGCACAGCATCCGCACATTTTACACCTTCACTGGACAATCCGAAGCTAGATATCAACCAACATACTTGGGACCTCCACCCTCCGCACAATTAGATCCACTAGCTGCAGATCTAATTGCCGAGGCTGTGTTAACAAAGTTTCAGAGTCTACAGTCAGCAGCCGGACAGGAGCCAATTCGGCGAAAAGTTTTGGCTGGCGTTGTAATGACAAGCCGGGGAGACAGTTCGCAAAAATTTGAAGTGATAAGTCTAGGTACAGGGACCAAGTTTATAAGTGGAGAGTACATAAGCGATCAAGGACTAGCTTTGAATGATTGCCATGGAGAAATCATTGCAAGAAGATCGTTTCTGCGCTTCTTGTTCTCTCAGTTGGAACTATGTGCTGAAGGATATGAGGAAGAGTccatttttgagaaaaaagaaagtggtTTGTATGGCTTAAGAGATTATGTTGAATTCCACTTGTATATCAACACCTCACCATGTGGTGATGCACGTATCTTTTCTCCGCACGAGCAAGTTTCCGGTGAAGGTGATAAACATCCAGGAAGGAAAAAGAGAGGCCTTCTTCGGGTGAAGCTGGAAAATGGTGAAG GTACAATTCCAGCCTTCAATGGAGGCACAACCATTCAGACATGGGATGGTGTCCTTCAGGGAGAACGTCTGCGGACTATGTCTTGTTCAGACAAACTGTGTCGATGGAATGTCATCGGAGTGCAAGGATCCCTCCTTAGTCACTTCCTGGAGCCAGTGTATCTTCAGTCAATTGTTCTCGGCAGCTTGTATCACTACGAACACATGTCTAGAGCAATGTATCAGAGGCTTGGTGATCTGGAGGGACTACCACCACTTTTCAAACAGAGCCGCCCTTTGATGAATGGTACTACAGCCCCAGAAGCGAGGATAACGATCAAATCTCCAAATACCAGTGTAAATTGGAGTGAAGGTGATGAAGGTTTTGAATTGGTCAATGCCATAagaggaaaggtaggtgaggtTCCAGTAGCCTCACGACTTTGCAAACAGAATCTGTTTAAACGGTTTATATCTCTCTGGAGGAAGCTCAAGCCTGCAGAACAGGTACCGCTCTCATACCATGATGCAAAAGAAGGAGCGGTGGACTATCAATCAGCAAAAATGATTGTGATGAAAGGATTCCATGGCCAAGGTCTTGGTTCATGGATCAGAAAACCTGTGGAACAAGACATGTTTGAACTGTCAGATGCAGCTCAGTGA